A stretch of DNA from Plasmodium vinckei vinckei genome assembly, chromosome: PVVCY_07:
TTCTACAATGTCTTAAAGGTGGTACAGCTATTGTTCCAATCATAtcctataaaaaatgtccatataaattttatgggTATAATATAGAGACTATATGCAAATATCGagttatttaaaaaaaatatatagcttACCTTATTATTCAGCAAGGgatttaaaaatggataaaaTTCTTGAGAATAGTAAGAATTTTTTAGACCAAACAAAACTGTCAAACAACTtcttaaattattttttattaaaaatgatggTATTAATTGAAagctattattttttttattataaattacaTTTTCTCGAAATATCGAACAATGTAAAGAAAGAGGTGTAAATACAGAAATTAGCAAATCATTGTAGTTATTATTCAATCTTATGTGAGGAAATGAATTTGTTtgatatttaaaaattttataatttaaacaatAATTATGTTTCATACTTTTGGAATAATTtgaattgtattttttgtgtatatCATAATCTGCGAGGTTATCAAGACGTGATGAACTAAAATTTTCGAATTTTTCAGAAAGTTCGTAATTTTCATGTCCATACACATTTTGTTCTCCCTGATTGGCATTATAAGTGCCATTTAACATACTCacagttttttttatttttttttcaagcagagaaaaactattttcgctgtaaaaatatttgacaacaacaaaatattcaaacattaaattatcattacatatatgattaatattattcacatttaatattacattatttctaaataaaactctatttttataaatagtatTTTCCGTTCCATCATCAACCAAATTGTCTTTTTCAttcatttcttttaaatttgtgTTACTATTTTCACTTTCAAAAACATTcgaatcatttttttttatacattctCTATCATATCCAtaatctaaaaaaaattgataattctttataaatgattgtataattttatccATTAAATTcgaattaaaattttgaaaattctcgtcaacatattttatatatgtaaacaTATCCATATCAAAAGTAAATAACTTTTCTGAATGAATAGTAACTTTACCACTTGatcttataatatttaatgacataatattatgcaacttaaataaatttaaaaatatgattgtCTCATCAATatattcatcattatttaaaaagacaaaataattttcaagCATACTTTCAAATGTTAATTCGCTACTacctttatttaaatattcataaaaaaagtagtaattataatatatattaaaatattcaaaattgACATTTTCAATATCAAAACATTTCCAACATAattgtaatattatatacttttctaatcctattttatttgtacttaaaaaattaaaatcttctatattatcatatattaatttcataatatttaaaaatgttattccatgtcttttttttaatcctTTATATAAATCCGATCgatatttatcaaaaacttctccattattattgttgttACTAATTTTATTAGGATTCTCAAAATATTgatattcatataaattatcattAATACTTATTAATTCCATCAtcttaattaaaaattcataaattatttcactttttatatatcgaaaacctttatttttaatatatatcatattatttttgctaTATTTTTGCATATGCATTAAATAGCTACATATTTCTTCATTAGAAAATTGGAGGTTCTCAAAAATACCTTTTTtacttatataaattaccCCATCATCAATTTCATTTGTTTCTTTCTCAGAATAGGTTAAACTCTCTTTAACCAACTTACATCCTTCACTTTGTCTATATAATGCTTCACTATGTACAagcaaataatatgaataaaataattctatattattaaaaattgttgccttttcatttaaaattattttctcttTACATAAACCCATAATAGacaatgtttttattaaatcgTCATTATATGATGatgaattaattttttttaaattacatGCTCCATTTTCCATTTCTTgggaatatattttattttctatatcattactcatataatattttgaaaaaaatgatttaagACATATTGCTAATGTTCCATCTACATCATTCATTAATATGTTATAAGTTTTATTTGTAGTACATAATACAACATCATCCAATCGTCCTAAATTTGtgcataatttatatataatatgatttatatctttattttctgaaaaaattaaatttattttatatttttttagtttttctaaatttaaattattattatgactatttaattcaaaaaaattatttttatcttcatttttaaacatGTTGGAATTAGACATATGAGTAGAATTGTTGTCATTTCCTGATGTTCCTTTATCATTTGatgtaatattataattatgattTGTTATAAACTCATTGtattcttttatatatttattaaacattttaaaataaatatcacctgaattgttaataatcttttttaattcatcattaatacaaattaataGCCATTGGTCATTTATACTTTTCAATgtttttgataaatatatttgccatatttcatcttcttcaatttcttccttttcattttcctCATTAAAAtcttctcttttttttccactTTTTGTTATacttaaaacattttttacagTAGTATTAATTATAGGGCTATTAGCAAATGTTAATGATTTGTCTGCAATATCACAAAcctcataaatataattacaaacattataaatactattattacttttcttacttaatatatctaattcattattatattttttataaaaatttggaTAAGtagtatattttaatatgcataaattttcatttttaggCATTTCATTAATTATCCCATCAATTATATGTGCTGAAACAAATAACTTAggtactttttttaatgtatttatatccttaattaaatttttttgaactTTTATCTCATCTTCAAAACTATAATGCCATTCCATATAAGCCCATAAATAGTCTATCTCATATACATACTTTTCTCTTTCTAttgtacttttttttttagtttctttttgaataaattgttttttttgcaaattAAACCCgttttcttcttctttcGCCAATTTATCACTgcttataatatttttttcttctgcTAAAAAATCAGAAAAATCTGCTTGAATATCCAATAAAGTCAAAGAGTAGTCATTTCTCTTATCATAGGGCTTTTTCAAGGGAACAATTTCACATCCATTTTCGAAATACTATATAAAAGGACggagaaaaagaaatgtttatatgcacacatatattttacaccTTAACCATACATAATATGTTAAACTAAATCCTTACAAAACATACAATAGGacaattttcatatatcaaaaattaataaaaaaatataaactatTCAACATTTCataatatacacatataaattaaatatatttaaaatgaaaGATCATTACCCATTTATATGACTTAGCTTCaaacatgttttttttttcttcgtATTCTCAAAGGTccttatattatatataattactcCTTCTAATTAACTATGACTTGACTATAATCATaattaagaaaatatttcatatgcAATTTCAATTCAAATACTGAATTATTTATGCATTCTcattgataaaatataatttcccctttttttctactcctttatatatattgtagcttaaaataaaacataaaatgcatatttacGCTCTTTTGATATATCTATACAcctttttatatgcataaaaattattcttaTGCTTTGTAtccttattatattaaatcgtaaaaaaaaaaaaacgaaaaaaacattaaagatataaaaactttaattcattatatattaaaatttgctataatattttaatatttttttatcctaTATCGATatcaaatttaattatggCATCTGCACATGCTTAAATCGCACATCAAGAGTATCTTTTTTTCCTATACTTAAAAAAGTTCCATTACTATCTTACGACAATTGTTTTAAtgtttacaaaatatataatttgaaattatcttataatatgtaaatattattatgaaatTCTTTCTCAAAATCCGTGTATATTTGTAatacacattttatatatagaaaaaaatacatagagataaaatttatcattatcattAGAAAACTAACTTCTGAACCCGATAAAGTAAAATAGTGATGATccacatatattttcatgatttttatatttattaaaattcacataaaaaaatttttaaagtacaaaaaatataaatcacATTCTTCATAATGTTCATCTAGGACATTTTAAGAgatacataaaaaagaatttaaATAGAAAGTTAATTATccaaataattcaaataaataatattcaaaagcatttaaatatgcatttaattatattatttatataatcctTTTCATTAAATGCATTAATGctttcattatattataacatatttgctaaataaatatattgcaaaaaaacaaaaaagtaTACACGCATCTACACATATAtcgttgaaaaaaaaactttaaTTCTATATACATAGTACGTTGTAAATTGAACAGGAAACCTAAAACAAtcataaattttctttattattttgctcattttttcaattatcatatattcGTCACAAAGCTTTAGGataaattttcattgtCACAAAATTCAATCATAGGATCTACAGCATTCTCATGAATCGATGGCTTGAATTTACCCCTAGGtctttcttttaaattcCAATAATCATATACATCATCATGTTTGCatagatataaaattttttgatcTATCGATTTATTACTGACTACACACATTACGACATCCCCCACTTTTACGTTATTAAATTGTGCAACCGATGACGGTGTACAAGCTATTCCCTTTCTTGTACTAttcaatttaaaaacacAATTTAAGATAGATTTACTTACTAGCATCGCTTCTATTATATTCCCTCTTTTTGCTAAATCCACGGGCAATTTATAACGAGAATTAAGAAAACaataatttacaaaatcTTGTGATTTTTCCAATACTTCTTTCTTAGATATTAATTTgtcaaatattttgtaaataggTAGTAAGtatttaacattttttaaagcatAAATAATGGAAATTTTACTTAATGGTCTTATTTCccatattttatcatttttatacatttctttttttatattatttaaacaatCATCTTTAACCCCTAAATAATCATGTAAAAGGTTTAAAAAACTTACttgatatatatcattttctttttttttttccaataaAAGCATATGTGCTCTTAACGTATCATAAACATTTTCAAACTTTATATCTAACTGGTTATATAAAGCAGAACTATCTTCTCTACAATCATGAATCACTTtcaatgtttttttattttcaattatcttttttacACTATTTATTACAGACTTGTTTAATAAATcgaatatataatatttctcAAACACTTTATCTTTCTTTTCAATTTCTGTATATATCTGCATTAAGCATACTTTACCATACCGCCCTAAATTCGTTCCTTCGAAATCTACTGCAATAATGTCATTACAGTTTATTTCTTCAGCTGCTTCTTCCCcctctttttcattttctataaCCTTAATGTCTTTATAATTGTTTGGAGAATCTTTGTTTGGTAATATGGctttaatattatcattgtAATATTTACAACTTATTTCATCATCCTTTTTTTGTGAAATACCTGTTCCATAAAACTGCCTGCCCTTTCGAACAGtattcacattttttatatttttcagaAGAATGCTTTgaattgtattatttaaaacgaaattatatttggagattgtatatatgctattataagtatattttattattttcattccCCTTTAACAAAACtcatacaaaaaaataatgataaaataaagtcATAATACtttaatacatattaataGAAAGAACATATCACTTTTTCTACAAAGTTAGCTGTTGTttagataatatatttctttcgctccttttttgcatttttcacatattttccatttttttactataaaaaatattcagaTATTATTCGATTTAAATGGTTATTCTATGACACAAATCAATGCTATGGGttaccaaaaaaaaatctgtGAATAGGATGTATGGCTatctaaaaatattaatatattgtatacaaaaaagttatattaaaaaattaatgtattattaatgcaaaaaaatatatttttttttataaaagctAGCTGTAGCGATataaagtgaaaaaaatattaacatgTAAGGTTGTTATGttagaatatttttttttcgctCTCTATATCGTTTATTTTAGCTACTTGCACACAAATAGTATATTTTACcaccaaaaaaaatattaatacaaaaaaaagacgCAAAATTGTTTAAGAAATagcttatatatttattttattaaaaaattattatatgtatttttttaatttaattaacctttattttatatgacaTTAAGCAACacacattatatatatttttttactatttaaaatttttaatgtgcatattttaaaaaagcgAATATATTCgatatgatatataatcACCGAAGTATATTCTCTATTTATGATTGTTTtatgttaatattattatttgtttctcctgttttcccttttatttaatttggaTTAAACTTTTAATATGGTTGTACTCCTTCATTACCATTGATATCATAATACACtgcatatgtataatatatagccATATTACCATCCTCAAACCGattttgataattattataaaaaaaatatataatttttaaaattttcttttcataTTCGTGTTCTATGATTAATTTGaactaatatattttccattttaagacatattttattgctatttttttaaatggaGGAATCAAGTTGCATTCCAGCctataaaaacataaatgtCCACGACTTGTACAGGCAACAAGAAGACTATGCATTTgttaatgatataatagccaaaccatttttttatgaccCGCATTTTAAGCAAGAGCCTATGGGACCTTATATTAAGGAATATTATCAGAGTTATAAATCCAATGCGACTATGAAGAATTCTGTATATTCACCCCTTATTATGTCAcaacaaaaattaaataggCAATGTAATCCATTTGTATCGTACCCCTATGGTGTTCCAGTGGATGTAGAATATGAAGTATGTTCCAAATgtaaatgtaaaaaaagtaacAGAAGTAAAAAGgatgaaaataacaaaGACCAAAACAAGCAAACCGAAAAGAAAAGTTTCGAAAATAATTCCATGCTTTCAGTTTCAAATTCATGTGATGAAAACATTACCAATACTCatacatattttgataaagATTCTTGTTTTGATACATTTGATGATATGCttattacaaaattttcaatGGGAAGCGATGGAATGATACCCCTTGAAATTAATAACCAGGAAATGTCGCTCTCAAATAACTTGGAAACAATATATTCGGGGGAATGTAAAGAAATCGAAggtcataaaaaaattttagatATATATGACGAAAGTACTGTCAAAAAAAGTGACAGTCTATTTGAAGTTTATGATAGTGACCCCAAATTGAAGTATTATCCcgataataatgaaaatgcatatacacTCCCAAAGGAAGAAATCGAAAGAAATTATAGGAACGAAATTCTAAAGTCCAATGATATTAATTTCAATAGTAATGAccacaataaatatatcccaaatgaaaaatattttagcaAAGACAACGCCGATTTAGAAAggtattcttttttatatacaccagaaaaaagaaatggaaaaaaacaaaatgatactcaaaa
This window harbors:
- a CDS encoding exonuclease, putative, coding for MKIIKYTYNSIYTISKYNFVLNNTIQSILLKNIKNVNTVRKGRQFYGTGISQKKDDEISCKYYNDNIKAILPNKDSPNNYKDIKVIENEKEGEEAAEEINCNDIIAVDFEGTNLGRYGKVCLMQIYTEIEKKDKVFEKYYIFDLLNKSVINSVKKIIENKKTLKVIHDCREDSSALYNQLDIKFENVYDTLRAHMLLLEKKKENDIYQVSFLNLLHDYLGVKDDCLNNIKKEMYKNDKIWEIRPLSKISIIYALKNVKYLLPIYKIFDKLISKKEVLEKSQDFVNYCFLNSRYKLPVDLAKRGNIIEAMLVSKSILNCVFKLNSTRKGIACTPSSVAQFNNVKVGDVVMCVVSNKSIDQKILYLCKHDDVYDYWNLKERPRGKFKPSIHENAVDPMIEFCDNENLS